The following proteins are encoded in a genomic region of Phragmites australis chromosome 9, lpPhrAust1.1, whole genome shotgun sequence:
- the LOC133928701 gene encoding cytosolic endo-beta-N-acetylglucosaminidase 1-like isoform X1 — protein sequence MPFSPRRRLRCLLRGLRAMRPSSAAPDAAAAAEDDRRPWEPPFDASMPAPPISYPITDLATLASRSYLSAAANFHLPFNRASVPGPGEPLPARRRVLVCHDMQGGYRDDAEPQGGDNPAAYALWHWHLVDVFVYFSHCLVTLPPPCWTNAAHLHGVKVLGTFITEWDKGAEVCREMLATEASAQMYAERLTELAATLGFDGWLINIEVKLEVQFIDNLKEFVNHLTKTMHAAVPGSLVIWYDAITVNGELDWQNKLNKYNKPFFDFCDGLFANYTWKKNFPQDSVAVAGNRKYDIYMGIDVFGRNTFGGGQWTTNIALDLLKKVDVSTAIFAPGWVYETKQPPDFQSAQNRWWGHVEKSWGILRSYPKQLPFYSDFDQGHGYQVSVEGLQVSSDPWNNISCQSFQPMLKYTGDQVQLQAFMDFMDEPYSGGYCLTIKGSVQQNIILSEQLFNGGLVMEDESIHLFYSVRADANSAVGLSLDLASRKKEGTSILVAEDITTFTRKIQNHKYGSYVKADKAEPHGPDNQDWVLYKATVQSSAGYTLAGINIVCTLKIVGKISPEPEDRISEANTDGSSPYRASLGHMSIRKTDANTEFPPAESWITKGEYISWSSSSNTSKLVSLKISWKLKTTDQPSFRKYNIYVENLTADSNVKASRSHLGVASVDAFYVSNLEVSSEVTSVKFIIQACAHDGSWQKLEECPKFFLIPVPSEL from the exons ATGCCCTTctcgccccgccgccgcctccgctgccTCCTCCGCGGCCTCCGCGCCATGCGCCCCTCTTCTGCGGCCCCTGatgccgctgctgccgccgaAGACGACCGCCGGCCGTGGGAGCCGCCCTTCGACGCCTCCATGCCGGCGCCGCCCATCTCCTACCCCATCACGGACCTCGCCACGCTCGCCTCGCGCTCCTACCTCTCCGCCGCGGCCAACTTCCACCTCCCCTTCAACCGCGCCTCCGTCCCTGGGCCTGGGGAGCCGCTcccggctcgccggcgcgtCCTGGTGTGCCACGACATGCAGGGTGGGTACCGCGACGACGCGGAGCCGCAGGGCGGGGACAACCCGGCTGCCTACGCGCTCTGGCACTGGCACCTCGTCGACGTCTTCGTCTACTTCTCCCACTGCCTTGTCACCCTCCCGCCGCCGTGCTGGACCAACGCCGCCCACCTACATGGCGTCAAG GTTTTGGGGACGTTCATCACGGAGTGGGATAAAGGCGCGGAGGTTTGCAGGGAGATGCTCGCGACCGAGGCTTCTGCGCAGATGTATGCTGAGAGGCTCACAGAGCTGGCTGCTACCTTGGGCTTCGATGGTTGGCTG ATTAATATTGAAGTTAAACTTGAAGTTCAGTTCATCGATAATCTGAAAGAGTTTGTTAATCATCTAACGAAGACAATGCATGCTGCCGTTCCTGGATCATTAGTCATATG GTATGATGCAATCACTGTGAATGGTGAGCTAGACTGGCAGAATAAACTCAACAAATATAATAAGCCATTCTTTGATTTTTGTGACGGGTTATTTGCCAACTATACTTGGAAG AAAAACTTCCCCCAAGATTCAGTTGCAGTTGCTGGAAACAGGAAATATGACATATACATGGGTATTGATGTTTTCGGACGAAATACTTTTGGTGGTGGTCAATGGACT ACAAATATTGCCCTTGATCTACTTAAAAAAGTTGATGTCTCGACTGCCATATTTGCTCCTGGATGGGTATATGAAACTAAGCAACCACCTGACTTTCAGAGTGCACAAAATCG TTGGTGGGGCCATGTTGAAAAATCATGGGGTATTCTTCGGAGCTATCCAAAACAGTTACCGTTCTACTCAGATTTTGATCAG GGTCATGGTTATCAGGTGTCCGTTGAAGGGTTGCAAGTCTCCAGTGATCCATGGAACAATATTTCTTGCCAAAGTTTTCAG CCTATGCTTAAATACACCGGAGATCAAGTTCAACTGCAAGCCTTTATGGA TTTCATGGATGAACCATACAGCGGAGGGTATTGTTTGACAATCAAAGGAAGTGTCCAGCAGAACATTATTTTATCAGAGCAGCTTTTTAATGGAGGACTTGTCATGGAAGATGAATCTATTCATCTATTTTATTcg GTAAGAGCCGATGCAAACTCTGCTGTAGGCTTGTCCCTGGACTTGGCATCTAGAAAGAAGGAAGGTACTTCAATTCTTGTTGCAGAGGACATAACAACATTCACCAGAAAGATACAAAATCACAAGTATGGTTCGTATGTTAAAGCTGATAAGGCAGAGCCGCATGGTCCAGATAACCAAGATTGGGTCCTTTACAAAGCTACTGTTCAGTCCAGTGCCGGCTACACATTAGCTGGAATTAACATTGTTTGTACATTGAAAATAGTTGGCAAAATCAGTCCAGAACCAGAGGATAGGATCTCAGAAGCAAATACAGATGGATCATCACCTTATCGTGCGTCCCTAGGCCACATGAGTATTCGAAAGACTGATGCAAATACAGAGTTCCCTCCAGCAGAATCATGGATAACTAAAGGCGAGTACATCTCGTGGTCAAGCAGTTCTAACACATCTAAACTTGTGAGTCTGAAAATCAGCTGGAAGCTGAAGACCACTGATCAACCATCATTCAGGAAGTACAACATCTATGTTGAGAATTTAACAGCAGATTCAAACGTGAAGGCATCCCGAAGTCATCTTGGAGTTGCTAGTGTCGATGCATTCTATGTATCGAATCTAGAGGTCTCAAGCGAAGTCACCAGTGTGAAATTTATCATTCAAGCATGTGCACATGATGGAAGTTGGCAAAAACTCGAGGAATGtccaaagttttttttaattccaGTTCCTTCTGAGTTGTAA
- the LOC133928701 gene encoding cytosolic endo-beta-N-acetylglucosaminidase 1-like isoform X2: MVHKARRYRAVPAPYGKSQLYLKPLASTAGQAGACPSRPAAASAASSAASAPCAPLLRPLMPLLPPKTTAGRGSRPSTPPCRRRPSPTPSRTSPRSPRAPTSPPRPTSTSPSTAPPSLGLGSRSRLAGASWCATTCRVGTATTRSRRAGTTRLPTRSGTGTSSTSSSTSPTALSPSRRRAGPTPPTYMASRFWGRSSRSGIKARRFAGRCSRPRLLRRCMLRGSQSWLLPWASMVGWYDAITVNGELDWQNKLNKYNKPFFDFCDGLFANYTWKKNFPQDSVAVAGNRKYDIYMGIDVFGRNTFGGGQWTTNIALDLLKKVDVSTAIFAPGWVYETKQPPDFQSAQNRWWGHVEKSWGILRSYPKQLPFYSDFDQGHGYQVSVEGLQVSSDPWNNISCQSFQPMLKYTGDQVQLQAFMDFMDEPYSGGYCLTIKGSVQQNIILSEQLFNGGLVMEDESIHLFYSVRADANSAVGLSLDLASRKKEGTSILVAEDITTFTRKIQNHKYGSYVKADKAEPHGPDNQDWVLYKATVQSSAGYTLAGINIVCTLKIVGKISPEPEDRISEANTDGSSPYRASLGHMSIRKTDANTEFPPAESWITKGEYISWSSSSNTSKLVSLKISWKLKTTDQPSFRKYNIYVENLTADSNVKASRSHLGVASVDAFYVSNLEVSSEVTSVKFIIQACAHDGSWQKLEECPKFFLIPVPSEL; this comes from the exons ATGGTGCACAAGGCACGACGGTACCGGGCCGTGCCGGCACCGTACGGCAAGTCCCAGCTCTATCTCAAACCTCTCGCGTCAACGGCTGGTCAAGCCGGCGCATGCCCTTctcgccccgccgccgcctccgctgccTCCTCCGCGGCCTCCGCGCCATGCGCCCCTCTTCTGCGGCCCCTGatgccgctgctgccgccgaAGACGACCGCCGGCCGTGGGAGCCGCCCTTCGACGCCTCCATGCCGGCGCCGCCCATCTCCTACCCCATCACGGACCTCGCCACGCTCGCCTCGCGCTCCTACCTCTCCGCCGCGGCCAACTTCCACCTCCCCTTCAACCGCGCCTCCGTCCCTGGGCCTGGGGAGCCGCTcccggctcgccggcgcgtCCTGGTGTGCCACGACATGCAGGGTGGGTACCGCGACGACGCGGAGCCGCAGGGCGGGGACAACCCGGCTGCCTACGCGCTCTGGCACTGGCACCTCGTCGACGTCTTCGTCTACTTCTCCCACTGCCTTGTCACCCTCCCGCCGCCGTGCTGGACCAACGCCGCCCACCTACATGGCGTCAAG GTTTTGGGGACGTTCATCACGGAGTGGGATAAAGGCGCGGAGGTTTGCAGGGAGATGCTCGCGACCGAGGCTTCTGCGCAGATGTATGCTGAGAGGCTCACAGAGCTGGCTGCTACCTTGGGCTTCGATGGTTGGCTG GTATGATGCAATCACTGTGAATGGTGAGCTAGACTGGCAGAATAAACTCAACAAATATAATAAGCCATTCTTTGATTTTTGTGACGGGTTATTTGCCAACTATACTTGGAAG AAAAACTTCCCCCAAGATTCAGTTGCAGTTGCTGGAAACAGGAAATATGACATATACATGGGTATTGATGTTTTCGGACGAAATACTTTTGGTGGTGGTCAATGGACT ACAAATATTGCCCTTGATCTACTTAAAAAAGTTGATGTCTCGACTGCCATATTTGCTCCTGGATGGGTATATGAAACTAAGCAACCACCTGACTTTCAGAGTGCACAAAATCG TTGGTGGGGCCATGTTGAAAAATCATGGGGTATTCTTCGGAGCTATCCAAAACAGTTACCGTTCTACTCAGATTTTGATCAG GGTCATGGTTATCAGGTGTCCGTTGAAGGGTTGCAAGTCTCCAGTGATCCATGGAACAATATTTCTTGCCAAAGTTTTCAG CCTATGCTTAAATACACCGGAGATCAAGTTCAACTGCAAGCCTTTATGGA TTTCATGGATGAACCATACAGCGGAGGGTATTGTTTGACAATCAAAGGAAGTGTCCAGCAGAACATTATTTTATCAGAGCAGCTTTTTAATGGAGGACTTGTCATGGAAGATGAATCTATTCATCTATTTTATTcg GTAAGAGCCGATGCAAACTCTGCTGTAGGCTTGTCCCTGGACTTGGCATCTAGAAAGAAGGAAGGTACTTCAATTCTTGTTGCAGAGGACATAACAACATTCACCAGAAAGATACAAAATCACAAGTATGGTTCGTATGTTAAAGCTGATAAGGCAGAGCCGCATGGTCCAGATAACCAAGATTGGGTCCTTTACAAAGCTACTGTTCAGTCCAGTGCCGGCTACACATTAGCTGGAATTAACATTGTTTGTACATTGAAAATAGTTGGCAAAATCAGTCCAGAACCAGAGGATAGGATCTCAGAAGCAAATACAGATGGATCATCACCTTATCGTGCGTCCCTAGGCCACATGAGTATTCGAAAGACTGATGCAAATACAGAGTTCCCTCCAGCAGAATCATGGATAACTAAAGGCGAGTACATCTCGTGGTCAAGCAGTTCTAACACATCTAAACTTGTGAGTCTGAAAATCAGCTGGAAGCTGAAGACCACTGATCAACCATCATTCAGGAAGTACAACATCTATGTTGAGAATTTAACAGCAGATTCAAACGTGAAGGCATCCCGAAGTCATCTTGGAGTTGCTAGTGTCGATGCATTCTATGTATCGAATCTAGAGGTCTCAAGCGAAGTCACCAGTGTGAAATTTATCATTCAAGCATGTGCACATGATGGAAGTTGGCAAAAACTCGAGGAATGtccaaagttttttttaattccaGTTCCTTCTGAGTTGTAA
- the LOC133928701 gene encoding cytosolic endo-beta-N-acetylglucosaminidase 1-like isoform X3, whose product MPFSPRRRLRCLLRGLRAMRPSSAAPDAAAAAEDDRRPWEPPFDASMPAPPISYPITDLATLASRSYLSAAANFHLPFNRASVPGPGEPLPARRRVLVCHDMQGGYRDDAEPQGGDNPAAYALWHWHLVDVFVYFSHCLVTLPPPCWTNAAHLHGVKVLGTFITEWDKGAEVCREMLATEASAQMYAERLTELAATLGFDGWLINIEVKLEVQFIDNLKEFVNHLTKTMHAAVPGSLVIWYDAITVNGELDWQNKLNKYNKPFFDFCDGLFANYTWKKNFPQDSVAVAGNRKYDIYMGIDVFGRNTFGGGQWTTNIALDLLKKVDVSTAIFAPGWVYETKQPPDFQSAQNRWWGHVEKSWGILRSYPKQLPFYSDFDQVSVEGLQVSSDPWNNISCQSFQPMLKYTGDQVQLQAFMDFMDEPYSGGYCLTIKGSVQQNIILSEQLFNGGLVMEDESIHLFYSVRADANSAVGLSLDLASRKKEGTSILVAEDITTFTRKIQNHKYGSYVKADKAEPHGPDNQDWVLYKATVQSSAGYTLAGINIVCTLKIVGKISPEPEDRISEANTDGSSPYRASLGHMSIRKTDANTEFPPAESWITKGEYISWSSSSNTSKLVSLKISWKLKTTDQPSFRKYNIYVENLTADSNVKASRSHLGVASVDAFYVSNLEVSSEVTSVKFIIQACAHDGSWQKLEECPKFFLIPVPSEL is encoded by the exons ATGCCCTTctcgccccgccgccgcctccgctgccTCCTCCGCGGCCTCCGCGCCATGCGCCCCTCTTCTGCGGCCCCTGatgccgctgctgccgccgaAGACGACCGCCGGCCGTGGGAGCCGCCCTTCGACGCCTCCATGCCGGCGCCGCCCATCTCCTACCCCATCACGGACCTCGCCACGCTCGCCTCGCGCTCCTACCTCTCCGCCGCGGCCAACTTCCACCTCCCCTTCAACCGCGCCTCCGTCCCTGGGCCTGGGGAGCCGCTcccggctcgccggcgcgtCCTGGTGTGCCACGACATGCAGGGTGGGTACCGCGACGACGCGGAGCCGCAGGGCGGGGACAACCCGGCTGCCTACGCGCTCTGGCACTGGCACCTCGTCGACGTCTTCGTCTACTTCTCCCACTGCCTTGTCACCCTCCCGCCGCCGTGCTGGACCAACGCCGCCCACCTACATGGCGTCAAG GTTTTGGGGACGTTCATCACGGAGTGGGATAAAGGCGCGGAGGTTTGCAGGGAGATGCTCGCGACCGAGGCTTCTGCGCAGATGTATGCTGAGAGGCTCACAGAGCTGGCTGCTACCTTGGGCTTCGATGGTTGGCTG ATTAATATTGAAGTTAAACTTGAAGTTCAGTTCATCGATAATCTGAAAGAGTTTGTTAATCATCTAACGAAGACAATGCATGCTGCCGTTCCTGGATCATTAGTCATATG GTATGATGCAATCACTGTGAATGGTGAGCTAGACTGGCAGAATAAACTCAACAAATATAATAAGCCATTCTTTGATTTTTGTGACGGGTTATTTGCCAACTATACTTGGAAG AAAAACTTCCCCCAAGATTCAGTTGCAGTTGCTGGAAACAGGAAATATGACATATACATGGGTATTGATGTTTTCGGACGAAATACTTTTGGTGGTGGTCAATGGACT ACAAATATTGCCCTTGATCTACTTAAAAAAGTTGATGTCTCGACTGCCATATTTGCTCCTGGATGGGTATATGAAACTAAGCAACCACCTGACTTTCAGAGTGCACAAAATCG TTGGTGGGGCCATGTTGAAAAATCATGGGGTATTCTTCGGAGCTATCCAAAACAGTTACCGTTCTACTCAGATTTTGATCAG GTGTCCGTTGAAGGGTTGCAAGTCTCCAGTGATCCATGGAACAATATTTCTTGCCAAAGTTTTCAG CCTATGCTTAAATACACCGGAGATCAAGTTCAACTGCAAGCCTTTATGGA TTTCATGGATGAACCATACAGCGGAGGGTATTGTTTGACAATCAAAGGAAGTGTCCAGCAGAACATTATTTTATCAGAGCAGCTTTTTAATGGAGGACTTGTCATGGAAGATGAATCTATTCATCTATTTTATTcg GTAAGAGCCGATGCAAACTCTGCTGTAGGCTTGTCCCTGGACTTGGCATCTAGAAAGAAGGAAGGTACTTCAATTCTTGTTGCAGAGGACATAACAACATTCACCAGAAAGATACAAAATCACAAGTATGGTTCGTATGTTAAAGCTGATAAGGCAGAGCCGCATGGTCCAGATAACCAAGATTGGGTCCTTTACAAAGCTACTGTTCAGTCCAGTGCCGGCTACACATTAGCTGGAATTAACATTGTTTGTACATTGAAAATAGTTGGCAAAATCAGTCCAGAACCAGAGGATAGGATCTCAGAAGCAAATACAGATGGATCATCACCTTATCGTGCGTCCCTAGGCCACATGAGTATTCGAAAGACTGATGCAAATACAGAGTTCCCTCCAGCAGAATCATGGATAACTAAAGGCGAGTACATCTCGTGGTCAAGCAGTTCTAACACATCTAAACTTGTGAGTCTGAAAATCAGCTGGAAGCTGAAGACCACTGATCAACCATCATTCAGGAAGTACAACATCTATGTTGAGAATTTAACAGCAGATTCAAACGTGAAGGCATCCCGAAGTCATCTTGGAGTTGCTAGTGTCGATGCATTCTATGTATCGAATCTAGAGGTCTCAAGCGAAGTCACCAGTGTGAAATTTATCATTCAAGCATGTGCACATGATGGAAGTTGGCAAAAACTCGAGGAATGtccaaagttttttttaattccaGTTCCTTCTGAGTTGTAA
- the LOC133928701 gene encoding cytosolic endo-beta-N-acetylglucosaminidase 1-like isoform X4: MPFSPRRRLRCLLRGLRAMRPSSAAPDAAAAAEDDRRPWEPPFDASMPAPPISYPITDLATLASRSYLSAAANFHLPFNRASVPGPGEPLPARRRVLVCHDMQGGYRDDAEPQGGDNPAAYALWHWHLVDVFVYFSHCLVTLPPPCWTNAAHLHGVKVLGTFITEWDKGAEVCREMLATEASAQMYAERLTELAATLGFDGWLINIEVKLEVQFIDNLKEFVNHLTKTMHAAVPGSLVIWYDAITVNGELDWQNKLNKYNKPFFDFCDGLFANYTWKKNFPQDSVAVAGNRKYDIYMGIDVFGRNTFGGGQWTTNIALDLLKKVDVSTAIFAPGWVYETKQPPDFQSAQNRWWGHVEKSWGILRSYPKQLPFYSDFDQGHGYQVSVEGLQVSSDPWNNISCQSFQPMLKYTGDQVQLQAFMDGGYCLTIKGSVQQNIILSEQLFNGGLVMEDESIHLFYSVRADANSAVGLSLDLASRKKEGTSILVAEDITTFTRKIQNHKYGSYVKADKAEPHGPDNQDWVLYKATVQSSAGYTLAGINIVCTLKIVGKISPEPEDRISEANTDGSSPYRASLGHMSIRKTDANTEFPPAESWITKGEYISWSSSSNTSKLVSLKISWKLKTTDQPSFRKYNIYVENLTADSNVKASRSHLGVASVDAFYVSNLEVSSEVTSVKFIIQACAHDGSWQKLEECPKFFLIPVPSEL; encoded by the exons ATGCCCTTctcgccccgccgccgcctccgctgccTCCTCCGCGGCCTCCGCGCCATGCGCCCCTCTTCTGCGGCCCCTGatgccgctgctgccgccgaAGACGACCGCCGGCCGTGGGAGCCGCCCTTCGACGCCTCCATGCCGGCGCCGCCCATCTCCTACCCCATCACGGACCTCGCCACGCTCGCCTCGCGCTCCTACCTCTCCGCCGCGGCCAACTTCCACCTCCCCTTCAACCGCGCCTCCGTCCCTGGGCCTGGGGAGCCGCTcccggctcgccggcgcgtCCTGGTGTGCCACGACATGCAGGGTGGGTACCGCGACGACGCGGAGCCGCAGGGCGGGGACAACCCGGCTGCCTACGCGCTCTGGCACTGGCACCTCGTCGACGTCTTCGTCTACTTCTCCCACTGCCTTGTCACCCTCCCGCCGCCGTGCTGGACCAACGCCGCCCACCTACATGGCGTCAAG GTTTTGGGGACGTTCATCACGGAGTGGGATAAAGGCGCGGAGGTTTGCAGGGAGATGCTCGCGACCGAGGCTTCTGCGCAGATGTATGCTGAGAGGCTCACAGAGCTGGCTGCTACCTTGGGCTTCGATGGTTGGCTG ATTAATATTGAAGTTAAACTTGAAGTTCAGTTCATCGATAATCTGAAAGAGTTTGTTAATCATCTAACGAAGACAATGCATGCTGCCGTTCCTGGATCATTAGTCATATG GTATGATGCAATCACTGTGAATGGTGAGCTAGACTGGCAGAATAAACTCAACAAATATAATAAGCCATTCTTTGATTTTTGTGACGGGTTATTTGCCAACTATACTTGGAAG AAAAACTTCCCCCAAGATTCAGTTGCAGTTGCTGGAAACAGGAAATATGACATATACATGGGTATTGATGTTTTCGGACGAAATACTTTTGGTGGTGGTCAATGGACT ACAAATATTGCCCTTGATCTACTTAAAAAAGTTGATGTCTCGACTGCCATATTTGCTCCTGGATGGGTATATGAAACTAAGCAACCACCTGACTTTCAGAGTGCACAAAATCG TTGGTGGGGCCATGTTGAAAAATCATGGGGTATTCTTCGGAGCTATCCAAAACAGTTACCGTTCTACTCAGATTTTGATCAG GGTCATGGTTATCAGGTGTCCGTTGAAGGGTTGCAAGTCTCCAGTGATCCATGGAACAATATTTCTTGCCAAAGTTTTCAG CCTATGCTTAAATACACCGGAGATCAAGTTCAACTGCAAGCCTTTATGGA CGGAGGGTATTGTTTGACAATCAAAGGAAGTGTCCAGCAGAACATTATTTTATCAGAGCAGCTTTTTAATGGAGGACTTGTCATGGAAGATGAATCTATTCATCTATTTTATTcg GTAAGAGCCGATGCAAACTCTGCTGTAGGCTTGTCCCTGGACTTGGCATCTAGAAAGAAGGAAGGTACTTCAATTCTTGTTGCAGAGGACATAACAACATTCACCAGAAAGATACAAAATCACAAGTATGGTTCGTATGTTAAAGCTGATAAGGCAGAGCCGCATGGTCCAGATAACCAAGATTGGGTCCTTTACAAAGCTACTGTTCAGTCCAGTGCCGGCTACACATTAGCTGGAATTAACATTGTTTGTACATTGAAAATAGTTGGCAAAATCAGTCCAGAACCAGAGGATAGGATCTCAGAAGCAAATACAGATGGATCATCACCTTATCGTGCGTCCCTAGGCCACATGAGTATTCGAAAGACTGATGCAAATACAGAGTTCCCTCCAGCAGAATCATGGATAACTAAAGGCGAGTACATCTCGTGGTCAAGCAGTTCTAACACATCTAAACTTGTGAGTCTGAAAATCAGCTGGAAGCTGAAGACCACTGATCAACCATCATTCAGGAAGTACAACATCTATGTTGAGAATTTAACAGCAGATTCAAACGTGAAGGCATCCCGAAGTCATCTTGGAGTTGCTAGTGTCGATGCATTCTATGTATCGAATCTAGAGGTCTCAAGCGAAGTCACCAGTGTGAAATTTATCATTCAAGCATGTGCACATGATGGAAGTTGGCAAAAACTCGAGGAATGtccaaagttttttttaattccaGTTCCTTCTGAGTTGTAA